A window of Nicotiana tabacum cultivar K326 chromosome 24, ASM71507v2, whole genome shotgun sequence contains these coding sequences:
- the LOC107794150 gene encoding thylakoid lumenal 15.0 kDa protein 2, chloroplastic-like isoform X1 yields the protein MASLFHLPSSLTFRNICYSPSIHPIKASHSHFRISVRNENSVPQLSKFSEFSSKTLNFVLSGSLVLALSFTDGLEGFAKASYEEFRELVLPKQRSELTSRNCFLRSLLPLLMLLASSQMVSLQEKRLAEEITDIEKVTGFKLRVLAQNYPDTPGLAIKDFWQVDDRTIVFVADPTFGNILNFNVGATVDLDIPRSFWSRLAGQYGNMFYWKEKGEDASIEAAVMAISTCLREPVGPNNCSEVK from the exons ATGGCCTCTCTTTTCCATCTTCCTTCATCTCTAACGTTTCGCAACATTTGTTACTCTCCTTCTATCCATCCCATCAAAGCATCACATTCCCATTTCCGAATTTCAGTCCGAAATGAAAACTCAGTACCCCAATTATCCAAATTTTCGGAATTTTCATCCAAGACTTTGAATTTCGTGCTCTCTGGCTCTTTAGTTCTTGCTCTCTCCTTCACAG ATGGGTTGGAAGGATTTGCAAAAGCAAGTTACGAGGAATTCAGA GAGTTGGTATTGCCGAAGCAAAGGTCGGAGTTAACAAGCCGGAATTGCTTCCTAAGGAGTTTACTCCCGTTATTGATGTTGCTGGCTTCCTCTCAGATGGTCAG TCTGCAGGAGAAAAGACTTGCAGAAGAGATCACGGATATAGAAAAGGTTACTGGTTTTAAGCTGAGAGTTTTAGCTCAGAACTATCCTGATACACCTG GATTAGCTATCAAAGATTTTTGGCAAGTGGACGACAGGACTATAGTTTTTGTTGCTGATCCTACCTTTG GCAACATACTAAATTTCAATGTTGGAGCTACTGTGGATCTTGACATTCCACGTAGCTTCTGGAGCCGTTTGGCCGGGCAATACGGGAACATGTTTTATTGGAAAGAAAAG GGCGAAGATGCGTCTATTGAAGCTGCTGTTATGGCAATATCAACCTGCTTGAGAGAACCAGTTGGTCCGAATAATTGCTCGGAGGTAAAGTAA
- the LOC107794150 gene encoding thylakoid lumenal 15.0 kDa protein 2, chloroplastic-like isoform X2 has protein sequence MASLFHLPSSLTFRNICYSPSIHPIKASHSHFRISVRNENSVPQLSKFSEFSSKTLNFVLSGSLVLALSFTGVGIAEAKVGVNKPELLPKEFTPVIDVAGFLSDGQEKRLAEEITDIEKVTGFKLRVLAQNYPDTPGLAIKDFWQVDDRTIVFVADPTFGNILNFNVGATVDLDIPRSFWSRLAGQYGNMFYWKEKGEDASIEAAVMAISTCLREPVGPNNCSEVK, from the exons ATGGCCTCTCTTTTCCATCTTCCTTCATCTCTAACGTTTCGCAACATTTGTTACTCTCCTTCTATCCATCCCATCAAAGCATCACATTCCCATTTCCGAATTTCAGTCCGAAATGAAAACTCAGTACCCCAATTATCCAAATTTTCGGAATTTTCATCCAAGACTTTGAATTTCGTGCTCTCTGGCTCTTTAGTTCTTGCTCTCTCCTTCACAG GAGTTGGTATTGCCGAAGCAAAGGTCGGAGTTAACAAGCCGGAATTGCTTCCTAAGGAGTTTACTCCCGTTATTGATGTTGCTGGCTTCCTCTCAGATGGTCAG GAGAAAAGACTTGCAGAAGAGATCACGGATATAGAAAAGGTTACTGGTTTTAAGCTGAGAGTTTTAGCTCAGAACTATCCTGATACACCTG GATTAGCTATCAAAGATTTTTGGCAAGTGGACGACAGGACTATAGTTTTTGTTGCTGATCCTACCTTTG GCAACATACTAAATTTCAATGTTGGAGCTACTGTGGATCTTGACATTCCACGTAGCTTCTGGAGCCGTTTGGCCGGGCAATACGGGAACATGTTTTATTGGAAAGAAAAG GGCGAAGATGCGTCTATTGAAGCTGCTGTTATGGCAATATCAACCTGCTTGAGAGAACCAGTTGGTCCGAATAATTGCTCGGAGGTAAAGTAA